Proteins encoded in a region of the Ralstonia pseudosolanacearum genome:
- the leuB gene encoding 3-isopropylmalate dehydrogenase, with product MTKIAVLPGDGIGKEIVAEAVKVLKVLGEPFEMETAPVGGAGYEAKGHPLPEDTLKLAKEADAILFGAVGDWKYDTLPRELRPEQAILGLRKHLQLFANFRPAICYPELTGASSLKPEIVAGLDILIVRELNGDIYFGQPRGVRAAPDGLFAGAREGFDTMRYSEPEIRRIAHVAFQAAAKRGKKLCSVDKANVLETFQFWKDIVIDVHKEYPEVELSHMYVDNAAMQLVKAPKNFDVIVTGNMFGDILSDEAAMLTGSIGMLPSASLDANNKGLYEPSHGSAPDIAGKGIANPLATILSAAMMLRYTLGKAEQADRIETAVKKVLAQGYRTGDILTPGCKQVGTVEMGDAVVAAL from the coding sequence ATGACGAAAATCGCAGTGTTGCCGGGCGACGGCATTGGCAAGGAAATCGTGGCCGAGGCCGTGAAGGTGCTGAAGGTACTGGGCGAGCCGTTCGAGATGGAAACCGCCCCGGTGGGCGGCGCCGGCTACGAGGCCAAGGGGCATCCGCTGCCGGAAGACACGCTCAAGCTGGCCAAGGAGGCCGATGCCATCCTGTTCGGCGCCGTCGGCGACTGGAAGTACGACACGCTGCCGCGCGAACTGCGTCCCGAGCAGGCCATCCTGGGCCTGCGCAAGCACCTGCAGCTGTTCGCCAACTTCCGTCCGGCGATCTGCTACCCGGAACTGACCGGCGCCTCGAGCCTGAAGCCCGAGATCGTGGCCGGCCTCGACATCCTGATCGTCCGCGAGCTGAACGGCGACATCTACTTCGGCCAGCCGCGCGGTGTGCGCGCGGCGCCGGACGGCCTGTTCGCCGGCGCGCGCGAGGGCTTCGACACCATGCGCTACAGCGAGCCGGAAATCCGCCGCATCGCGCACGTCGCCTTCCAGGCGGCCGCCAAGCGCGGCAAGAAGCTGTGCAGCGTCGACAAGGCCAACGTGCTGGAGACCTTCCAGTTCTGGAAGGACATCGTCATCGACGTGCACAAGGAATACCCCGAAGTCGAGCTCTCGCACATGTACGTGGACAATGCCGCGATGCAACTGGTCAAGGCGCCCAAGAACTTTGACGTGATCGTCACCGGCAACATGTTCGGCGACATCCTGTCGGATGAGGCCGCGATGCTGACGGGCTCGATCGGCATGCTGCCGTCGGCCTCGCTCGATGCCAACAACAAGGGCTTGTACGAGCCGTCGCACGGTTCGGCCCCGGACATCGCGGGCAAGGGCATCGCCAACCCGCTGGCGACCATCCTGTCGGCGGCGATGATGCTGCGCTACACGCTGGGCAAGGCCGAGCAGGCGGACCGCATCGAGACCGCGGTCAAGAAGGTGCTGGCCCAGGGCTATCGCACCGGCGACATTCTGACGCCGGGCTGCAAGCAGGTCGGCACGGTGGAAATGGGCGACGCCGTGGTGGCCGCGCTGTAA
- the leuD gene encoding 3-isopropylmalate dehydratase small subunit → MEQFTIHTGLVVPLDRENVDTDAIIPKQFLKSIQRTGFGPNLFDEWRYLDVGQPGQDNSQRPLNPDFVLNQPRYRGASVLLARKNFGCGSSREHAPWALQQYGFRAIIAPSFADIFFNNCYKNGLLPIALTESQVDHLFNETAAFNGYQLTVDLDKQVVVTPGGTAYPFDITAFRKYCLLNGFDDIGLTLRYADEIKAFEAQRLAKMPWLGHKLVG, encoded by the coding sequence ATGGAACAATTCACCATCCACACCGGCCTGGTTGTGCCGCTGGACCGCGAGAACGTCGATACCGACGCCATCATTCCGAAGCAATTCCTCAAGTCGATCCAGCGCACCGGCTTCGGCCCGAACCTGTTCGACGAATGGCGCTACCTCGACGTCGGCCAGCCGGGGCAGGACAACAGCCAGCGTCCGCTCAATCCGGACTTCGTGCTGAACCAGCCGCGCTACCGGGGGGCCTCCGTCCTGCTGGCGCGCAAGAACTTCGGCTGCGGCAGCTCGCGCGAGCATGCGCCCTGGGCGCTGCAGCAGTACGGCTTCCGCGCCATCATCGCGCCGAGCTTCGCCGACATCTTCTTCAACAACTGCTACAAGAACGGCCTGCTGCCGATCGCGCTGACGGAGTCGCAGGTCGACCACCTGTTCAACGAGACCGCTGCCTTCAACGGCTATCAGCTGACGGTGGACCTGGACAAGCAGGTCGTCGTCACGCCCGGCGGCACGGCATACCCGTTCGACATCACGGCATTCCGCAAGTACTGCCTGCTCAACGGCTTCGACGACATCGGCCTGACCCTGCGCTATGCCGACGAAATCAAGGCCTTCGAGGCGCAGCGCCTGGCGAAGATGCCGTGGCTGGGCCATAAGCTGGTCGGTTGA